In the Grimontia kaedaensis genome, one interval contains:
- a CDS encoding enoyl-CoA hydratase, whose product MTAQIEHDLSSNGVLRLTLNNSQRRNALSQAMIGELHQAITDASISSDVKVIVLSGNGPAFSAGHDLKEITAARSNGDKGRAFFISLMSQCAAMMTAIVNCPKPVIAEIDGIATAAGCQLVASCDLAYASDTSRFATPGVNIGLFCSTPMVALSRNVSSKHAMEMLLTGDMLSAADAERMGLINRVTESTSLKALTQEVADKIAAKSSLTLAIGKEAFYRQQEMNLKEAYAYASEVMVNNMLTEDGEEGISAFVEKRPPVWRNQ is encoded by the coding sequence ATGACAGCGCAGATAGAACACGACCTCAGCAGCAATGGCGTATTACGATTAACTTTAAATAACTCCCAGCGGCGCAACGCACTCTCACAGGCTATGATTGGAGAGCTTCACCAAGCCATCACTGACGCTTCTATTTCTTCCGATGTAAAAGTCATTGTCCTTTCCGGAAACGGCCCTGCGTTCAGTGCAGGGCATGATCTCAAAGAGATCACTGCTGCCAGAAGTAATGGCGATAAAGGGCGTGCCTTTTTCATCTCTCTCATGAGCCAATGTGCCGCGATGATGACTGCCATTGTGAACTGCCCTAAACCTGTGATCGCAGAAATCGATGGCATTGCCACCGCAGCGGGCTGTCAGTTGGTGGCCAGTTGTGACCTCGCCTATGCCTCTGACACGTCTCGTTTTGCCACACCGGGCGTGAATATTGGTCTTTTCTGCTCTACCCCGATGGTTGCTCTTTCCAGAAACGTGTCGAGCAAACATGCCATGGAAATGCTGCTCACTGGGGACATGCTTTCTGCCGCTGATGCAGAGCGAATGGGGCTGATTAATCGCGTCACTGAAAGCACATCCTTAAAGGCACTGACACAAGAAGTGGCAGATAAAATCGCAGCAAAATCCTCTCTGACACTGGCTATCGGAAAAGAAGCGTTTTACCGCCAGCAGGAAATGAATCTAAAAGAAGCTTATGCCTACGCCAGCGAAGTGATGGTAAACAATATGCTGACGGAAGACGGCGAAGAAGGGATCAGCGCCTTCGTTGAAAAACGCCCTCCTGTCTGGCGAAATCAGTGA
- a CDS encoding TetR/AcrR family transcriptional regulator, which translates to MTQEKTKAARGRPKTINRERILDVAMKAYWQEGTRGVSINEICKLAEVSKPGLYREFGNEDGLMQAALAAYIEQTFSPLITKLKSQTSLSGVLAELVEFVCNEREELPDGCLMVKMRDTQTKLGDKTQNALVEIHHQFMFFIEGWAQRAREGGEIPETMSNQFVADYIDAQLTAALAQRARGEDAEKVRTVLKMAFSVLSRLA; encoded by the coding sequence ATGACCCAAGAAAAAACCAAAGCAGCCAGGGGAAGACCCAAGACCATCAACCGGGAACGTATTCTGGATGTGGCGATGAAGGCCTACTGGCAAGAAGGTACCCGAGGTGTTTCTATCAACGAAATCTGTAAACTGGCAGAAGTGTCCAAGCCCGGTCTGTACAGGGAGTTTGGTAATGAAGATGGACTCATGCAAGCAGCGTTAGCGGCTTATATTGAGCAAACTTTTTCCCCTTTGATTACCAAATTAAAAAGCCAAACTTCGCTAAGCGGTGTGTTGGCGGAATTGGTTGAATTCGTCTGCAATGAGCGAGAAGAGTTACCTGATGGGTGCCTGATGGTAAAAATGCGGGATACCCAAACTAAACTCGGGGACAAAACACAGAATGCGTTAGTGGAAATTCATCACCAATTTATGTTTTTCATCGAAGGCTGGGCGCAAAGAGCAAGGGAAGGCGGCGAGATACCTGAAACTATGTCTAACCAGTTTGTGGCAGATTATATCGATGCGCAATTAACTGCAGCCTTGGCGCAACGGGCGCGTGGAGAAGATGCAGAGAAAGTGAGGACTGTGTTGAAGATGGCGTTTTCAGTTTTAAGTAGATTAGCTTAA
- a CDS encoding response regulator transcription factor produces the protein MDEIRVLLVDDHRAVLEGFVARIENEPGVAVAGTAVNGVEALEKAKVLKPDVVLMDISMPVLNGIETTKLFSQNHPKTKILILTMHDNREYIQKVMESGASGYILKDVSLEEMINAIKTVNDGASYFCQSSSKALFDMVKESRKSENKKNILSQRETTVLALVAKGLSSKKIAQQLDISVRTVETHRQNIKHKLNVSSTAEMVDYALRNNLT, from the coding sequence ATGGATGAGATTCGTGTATTGCTGGTCGATGATCACCGTGCCGTTCTGGAAGGGTTTGTTGCCCGCATCGAAAATGAACCTGGCGTTGCTGTCGCAGGTACAGCGGTAAACGGTGTAGAGGCGCTTGAGAAAGCCAAAGTTTTGAAACCTGACGTGGTATTGATGGACATCAGTATGCCAGTGCTCAACGGTATCGAAACCACCAAACTGTTCAGTCAAAACCACCCCAAGACCAAAATACTCATTTTGACCATGCATGATAACCGTGAGTACATTCAGAAAGTGATGGAATCCGGCGCTTCTGGCTACATCCTCAAAGATGTCTCGCTGGAAGAAATGATCAATGCGATTAAAACCGTTAATGACGGCGCCAGTTACTTTTGCCAAAGCTCTAGTAAGGCGCTTTTTGATATGGTCAAAGAGTCCCGAAAGTCCGAGAACAAAAAGAACATACTCAGCCAACGCGAAACCACCGTGCTTGCTCTTGTTGCAAAGGGCTTGAGCAGCAAGAAAATCGCACAGCAATTGGATATCAGTGTGCGCACCGTGGAAACCCATCGCCAGAACATCAAGCATAAGCTGAACGTCTCCTCTACCGCTGAAATGGTCGACTATGCACTAAGGAACAATCTTACTTAG
- a CDS encoding TRAP transporter small permease subunit has protein sequence MHTLLLLERSINRIADVLGWIASTLFLLLVINVFYNVVMRYVFNQVSIGSQELEWHLFSAVFLLGIPYALKTGGHVRIDVFYERWPQKIQAVINLLGCLILLLPFSFLIFYFGLDFTREAYQLGEGSGDPGGLPHRWVIKGMIPVSFLFLFLIGISKSLNAIQRLMSNDQIKE, from the coding sequence ATGCATACGCTGTTATTACTTGAGCGATCCATTAATAGAATCGCTGATGTGCTGGGCTGGATAGCCAGTACCCTTTTCCTGCTGCTCGTTATCAACGTGTTTTACAACGTGGTGATGAGGTACGTCTTCAATCAAGTATCGATTGGTTCCCAAGAGCTTGAATGGCATCTGTTTTCCGCTGTGTTTTTACTGGGTATCCCCTATGCGCTGAAAACGGGAGGACATGTCCGTATTGATGTATTTTACGAGCGCTGGCCACAGAAAATTCAGGCGGTCATCAACTTGCTTGGTTGCCTTATCTTGCTGTTACCGTTCAGCTTTCTGATTTTTTATTTCGGTCTCGACTTTACCCGAGAGGCCTACCAATTAGGTGAAGGCAGTGGCGACCCCGGTGGCTTACCGCATCGGTGGGTCATCAAAGGGATGATCCCTGTCTCTTTCCTTTTTCTGTTTTTGATTGGCATATCGAAGTCTTTGAATGCCATTCAACGCTTGATGTCCAACGACCAAATAAAGGAGTAA
- a CDS encoding cache domain-containing protein: MSLKLKIILMTVIPLVVISYVIGWITINQSQSLGVKEISTFRESMLTTKEQALEDYVHLAIQSIDYLYDDTSRNESELKHQALEVLRQLRYGNDGYFFVYDEAGFNLAHPIMPELEGQNLINLKDSNGNFLIQNLLASAKAGGGFHQYLWHKPSTNEVVPKLSYAIWLPKWKWMVGTGLYIEDIGEQIEGVKQDVQTSINHTYIAILVILVSSVLIMVVIALAVNLHEHRIADERLRELAFRNVMLQEDEKKYISRELHDCVNQLLVSAKCHIELLSKELRQNGSAAAGEHLQKGETSLVKAIKEVRNISRNLRPSALDDIGLNAALELLASDFATSQNIQIDTHLDDFDDKLLPEVTTTLYRVVQESLVNIEKHSQCRNVDIILSKLGERLQLIIRDDGKGFNVSEALKGRGIGLRNMRERIEFIGGDFEISAEKERGTEVSILLELSTIIMERNHG; the protein is encoded by the coding sequence ATGTCACTTAAATTGAAGATCATTTTGATGACAGTGATCCCTCTCGTGGTTATCAGCTACGTCATCGGCTGGATAACCATTAACCAGTCCCAATCCCTCGGCGTAAAGGAAATCTCCACCTTCCGCGAGAGTATGCTCACGACCAAAGAGCAAGCACTGGAAGACTACGTTCACCTTGCTATCCAGAGCATCGATTATCTGTACGATGACACGTCAAGAAACGAGTCCGAGCTTAAACACCAGGCCTTGGAAGTACTCCGTCAGCTTCGCTACGGCAACGATGGCTATTTCTTTGTTTATGACGAAGCGGGCTTTAACCTCGCTCACCCCATCATGCCAGAGTTGGAAGGCCAGAATCTTATCAATCTAAAAGATTCTAATGGCAATTTCCTGATCCAGAATCTGCTTGCTTCAGCCAAGGCGGGCGGCGGCTTCCATCAATATTTATGGCATAAACCCTCTACCAATGAAGTCGTCCCAAAGCTGAGCTATGCCATATGGCTACCCAAGTGGAAATGGATGGTAGGTACTGGGCTTTACATTGAAGATATTGGCGAGCAGATCGAAGGGGTCAAACAGGATGTTCAAACCAGCATTAATCATACCTACATCGCCATATTGGTTATTCTGGTTTCCAGTGTGCTCATCATGGTGGTGATTGCGCTGGCAGTGAATTTACACGAGCACCGAATCGCTGATGAAAGGCTACGTGAGTTGGCGTTTCGCAACGTGATGCTGCAAGAAGATGAGAAAAAGTACATTTCCCGTGAACTACATGACTGCGTTAACCAGTTACTGGTCTCGGCAAAATGCCATATTGAGTTGCTGTCAAAAGAGCTACGCCAGAACGGAAGTGCCGCTGCCGGAGAACACCTTCAGAAAGGCGAAACCTCTCTGGTAAAAGCGATTAAAGAAGTACGTAACATTTCGCGTAACCTTCGTCCTTCCGCTTTAGACGATATTGGCCTTAATGCTGCGCTTGAATTACTAGCATCAGACTTTGCTACTTCACAGAACATTCAAATCGACACCCATTTGGATGATTTTGATGACAAACTGCTTCCGGAAGTCACCACCACCTTGTACCGGGTGGTGCAGGAGTCCTTGGTGAATATTGAAAAACACAGCCAATGCAGAAACGTCGACATAATCTTGTCAAAGTTAGGGGAAAGATTGCAGTTAATCATTCGCGATGATGGCAAAGGCTTTAACGTTTCCGAAGCGCTCAAAGGTCGGGGGATCGGGCTAAGAAATATGCGAGAGCGCATCGAATTTATCGGTGGTGACTTTGAAATCAGTGCAGAAAAAGAGCGGGGAACGGAAGTGAGTATTCTGTTAGAACTCAGCACCATAATCATGGAGAGAAATCATGGATGA
- a CDS encoding outer membrane beta-barrel protein has product MKLLNTSLLLLAVASTSALANDNNLYIGVNYLSSDYELDLGLTGTSPQSSDTAKGFNINLGYLYALNDKFDLAFEASINDYGSADINNIGGTKADTDVSSVVVSVKPTYYFGDSGFSLTGVLGFGSYTTDITFSSESSSLTAVGTESEFGISYGIEAAYQFTDTFGVVAGYQAAKIDYQDNVSLDLNTVSLGARFRF; this is encoded by the coding sequence ATGAAACTTCTTAACACTTCTCTCTTATTACTGGCAGTGGCGTCTACATCAGCGTTAGCAAACGATAACAATCTCTACATTGGTGTTAACTATCTATCTTCAGATTATGAACTTGATTTAGGATTGACAGGCACCTCTCCACAATCTAGCGACACAGCAAAAGGCTTCAATATAAACTTGGGCTATCTTTATGCTTTAAATGATAAATTTGACCTAGCTTTTGAAGCATCCATAAATGACTACGGCTCAGCAGACATCAATAATATTGGCGGAACCAAAGCCGATACTGATGTTTCCTCCGTAGTGGTTAGTGTGAAGCCAACATACTATTTTGGTGACAGTGGTTTCTCTCTAACTGGCGTGCTGGGCTTCGGCTCTTACACAACTGATATTACGTTTAGTAGTGAATCGTCCTCGTTGACAGCCGTTGGCACTGAGAGCGAATTTGGCATTTCTTACGGCATCGAGGCTGCATACCAGTTTACGGATACTTTTGGCGTTGTGGCTGGATATCAGGCTGCCAAAATAGACTACCAAGACAATGTGAGCTTGGATTTAAACACTGTCAGCCTTGGCGCTCGTTTCCGTTTTTAG
- a CDS encoding serine hydrolase domain-containing protein, translating into MKNMFKGKIGRLFSTFPIIFGMAAFPVSVNADVAGSLESCTRQVESYDVYEALKVCIEQQREALGIAGITVSVVKNNTPVFLHGFGYADIDQNKLVTQETGFRIASITKTFTAIAVMKLVNEGRISLEDSIYTYLPDYQPKVLPGTDPDIRIRDLLTHHSGISSGWIQSYEPNKPLLDQWREIPLRLSKDYLTWDRRTVHAYNNQAYSLAGLIVERVSGLEWPEYLEQEFFKPLNMQNALSYLPTSREGVAKGYLGSANTSLTESVDLPAGSIIASGNDMARYMQAILDSWLYDSHSILPKSLLKEMASRQNTDVVFDGEMNMGIGFFNISVNGHKVIAHGGDLPPFHSLMLIAPNHNMGVFVSTNDGFGEGYVNELATALLSSLLPQNEDMPDPYFPIGDTIESPLLNGLYVGDDILKVVNGSDGKQYVIAGDFSSEIVAVAPHFYDVVGLDEVYLKTSEKHQGFRLIISGEERSLYFPVSLTHADESFEHFVGTYELKGRESPIAQYVIVDYDAEEQLLYFAYSPEYSPTPLKVLSDTLIKVQGFGRNKGMVFEMIDEHTMYAVGREYRNIN; encoded by the coding sequence CAATGCTGACGTGGCTGGATCGCTAGAGAGTTGCACACGTCAGGTTGAAAGTTATGACGTCTATGAAGCGCTTAAAGTATGTATTGAACAACAACGTGAAGCGCTAGGTATCGCGGGTATCACAGTATCTGTTGTGAAAAACAACACACCAGTGTTTTTGCATGGATTCGGGTATGCAGATATCGATCAAAATAAATTGGTAACACAAGAAACTGGCTTTCGTATCGCATCTATAACCAAGACATTTACTGCTATCGCGGTAATGAAGTTGGTGAACGAAGGGCGTATTTCACTGGAAGATAGCATTTATACATATCTGCCTGATTATCAACCTAAGGTATTACCAGGGACAGACCCAGATATACGTATTAGAGATCTGTTGACACACCACAGTGGTATTTCCTCTGGCTGGATTCAGTCTTACGAACCTAATAAGCCCCTTTTAGACCAGTGGAGAGAGATACCTTTGCGATTAAGCAAAGATTATCTCACCTGGGATAGAAGAACGGTTCACGCATACAACAACCAGGCTTACAGTCTAGCGGGCTTAATCGTTGAGCGTGTTTCTGGTTTGGAGTGGCCTGAATATCTTGAGCAAGAGTTCTTTAAGCCTCTAAACATGCAAAATGCGCTTAGTTATCTCCCAACATCTCGAGAGGGTGTGGCAAAGGGGTATTTGGGTTCCGCTAATACCTCTTTGACTGAGAGTGTTGATTTACCTGCTGGCTCTATTATTGCCAGTGGTAATGACATGGCTCGCTACATGCAAGCTATTCTAGACAGTTGGTTGTATGATTCACATTCAATCCTGCCAAAAAGTCTTCTTAAGGAGATGGCCTCTCGACAAAATACAGATGTTGTATTTGATGGTGAGATGAATATGGGGATTGGCTTTTTTAATATTTCTGTAAACGGTCACAAGGTCATCGCACACGGTGGCGATTTGCCTCCTTTCCATAGTTTAATGTTGATAGCACCTAATCATAATATGGGTGTGTTTGTATCAACTAATGATGGCTTCGGTGAGGGCTACGTGAACGAGCTAGCAACAGCGTTGCTATCGAGCTTGCTGCCACAGAATGAAGATATGCCCGATCCTTACTTTCCTATTGGTGACACGATAGAAAGCCCTCTCCTAAATGGCCTATATGTGGGTGACGACATTTTGAAAGTGGTGAATGGCAGTGATGGCAAACAGTACGTGATAGCGGGAGACTTCTCTAGTGAGATAGTTGCCGTTGCGCCCCACTTCTATGATGTTGTTGGTCTTGATGAAGTATATTTGAAAACGAGTGAAAAGCATCAAGGCTTCAGGCTTATTATCTCTGGTGAGGAACGGTCGCTCTATTTTCCTGTTTCTCTGACTCACGCAGATGAAAGCTTTGAACACTTTGTTGGAACGTATGAGCTGAAAGGGCGAGAATCACCCATCGCTCAGTATGTTATTGTGGATTACGATGCCGAGGAACAATTATTGTATTTCGCATATTCTCCAGAATATTCTCCGACGCCGCTTAAAGTATTGAGTGATACGCTGATTAAAGTACAAGGCTTTGGTAGAAATAAAGGCATGGTGTTTGAAATGATTGATGAGCACACTATGTATGCTGTTGGTCGAGAGTATCGAAATATTAACTGA
- a CDS encoding TRAP transporter large permease: protein MIGIVMFVVALFALLLGFPVAFTFGGIALIFGIWAEGVEMFAFMPFRIMSVMENTVLMAVPLFVFMGLVLQKTRLAEQLLEAMARLFGGVRGGLAISTVLVGCLLAASTGVVGASVVAMGLISLPVMLKYQYSKSLACGTICASGTLGQIIPPSIILILLGDVLGIPVGDLFQAAVLPGLILVGAYIAYILIYAFLNPQAARAMTRLPDQDRTAEIIDALKAVIPPLALIIVVLGSIFAGIATPTESAVLGGVGAIVLALVYRQFSVRLMFESAVETVKVTAMVFGILIGATAFSMAFTYTGGDYLVEEWLTALPGDKWGFLILTMLVVLLLGFFIDFVEICFIIVPILAPVAQLIGIDMVWFAILIAMNLQSSFLTPPFGFSLFYLKGVTPPSITTGDIYRGVLPFIAIQVAVLLSILIFPAFYGLSGN, encoded by the coding sequence ATGATTGGTATTGTAATGTTCGTGGTTGCTCTCTTTGCACTGCTACTTGGCTTTCCTGTCGCCTTCACGTTTGGTGGTATCGCGCTGATATTCGGTATTTGGGCAGAAGGCGTCGAGATGTTTGCCTTCATGCCATTTCGCATTATGAGTGTGATGGAAAACACGGTGTTGATGGCCGTGCCCTTATTTGTATTCATGGGGCTGGTGTTGCAAAAAACCCGATTGGCAGAGCAGTTGTTAGAAGCGATGGCTCGCCTGTTTGGCGGCGTTAGAGGCGGATTGGCCATTTCAACCGTATTGGTTGGCTGTCTGCTGGCGGCCTCCACTGGTGTTGTGGGCGCCTCTGTCGTGGCAATGGGGCTGATTTCCCTGCCAGTGATGCTGAAGTATCAATATTCAAAGTCACTGGCCTGCGGCACCATTTGCGCGTCAGGTACGCTGGGACAAATCATTCCTCCTTCCATCATCCTGATTTTACTCGGTGATGTGCTCGGCATTCCCGTAGGCGATCTGTTTCAAGCTGCTGTTTTACCGGGACTGATATTGGTTGGTGCCTATATCGCTTACATCCTGATTTATGCCTTTCTTAATCCACAAGCCGCCAGAGCCATGACACGCCTGCCCGATCAGGACAGAACCGCAGAAATCATCGATGCACTGAAAGCCGTTATCCCACCCCTCGCGCTCATCATTGTGGTGTTGGGTTCCATTTTCGCGGGTATTGCAACCCCTACAGAATCTGCCGTTTTAGGTGGTGTTGGCGCTATCGTATTGGCATTAGTTTACCGACAGTTTTCAGTCCGTCTGATGTTTGAAAGTGCTGTAGAAACCGTCAAAGTTACCGCGATGGTGTTTGGTATTTTGATTGGCGCAACCGCCTTCTCAATGGCATTTACCTATACAGGTGGCGATTATCTGGTTGAAGAGTGGCTGACAGCATTGCCGGGCGATAAATGGGGCTTTCTGATCCTGACCATGCTCGTCGTATTGCTGCTGGGCTTTTTCATCGACTTTGTGGAGATCTGCTTCATCATCGTGCCGATATTAGCGCCAGTCGCTCAACTGATTGGTATTGATATGGTTTGGTTCGCCATCCTGATTGCGATGAATTTGCAGTCATCTTTCTTAACGCCGCCGTTTGGTTTCAGTCTCTTTTACCTCAAAGGCGTCACCCCACCCTCTATTACCACAGGAGATATTTACCGGGGTGTTTTGCCATTTATCGCCATTCAGGTTGCAGTGCTGCTCAGTATTCTGATCTTCCCGGCTTTCTATGGCCTTAGCGGAAACTAA
- a CDS encoding acyl-CoA synthetase produces MSNLYNIGLNRNPANYQPLTPLGFLERTASNYPDSVAIVHGDMKITYQTFYDRSRQLASQLANLGLGRGDTVSAMLANTPAMLECHYGVPMAGSVLHSINTRLEAATIAYQLDHAEAKVLIIDQEFLPMAEGALELAERSPIVIVYGDPVWAEETKQPPNTTYQDYEAFLSQGDKSFRWLMPEDEWDAISINYTSGTTGNPKGVVCHHRGAYLLALGNVFTADMPKHSTYLWTLPMFHCNGWCFPWTMSAICGIHVCLRQVRAEPIWHALTEHKVTHLCGAPIVMDILLSEQTQRLAHEVAFFTAAAPPPESTLAKMQQAGFEVTHLYGLAEVYGPAVVNEWHDEWDDLPIQEQAKLKARQGVRYLPLEALDVMNPETMEPVPADGKTIGEVMFRGNVVMKGYFKNLTATESAFAGGWFHSGDLAVKYPDGYIQLKDRSKDIIISGGENISSIEIEDVLYKHPAIAVAAVVACPHEKWGEVPFAFVECCESQTVSERELKAWCRDHLASFKVPKHFAFTTIPRTPTGKIQKYQLREQVKLENAQTD; encoded by the coding sequence ATGTCGAACCTTTATAACATTGGACTGAACCGCAATCCTGCAAACTACCAACCACTGACGCCCCTTGGCTTTCTCGAGCGTACAGCATCAAACTACCCAGACTCGGTTGCCATTGTTCATGGTGACATGAAAATCACTTATCAAACTTTCTATGATCGAAGCCGTCAGTTGGCGTCGCAACTGGCCAATCTCGGCCTTGGTCGGGGTGACACGGTTTCTGCTATGTTAGCCAACACGCCCGCCATGCTGGAATGCCATTATGGCGTGCCTATGGCAGGCTCAGTGTTACATTCCATCAATACCCGCTTAGAAGCTGCCACCATCGCCTATCAACTTGATCATGCAGAAGCCAAAGTGCTGATCATTGATCAGGAGTTTTTACCGATGGCAGAGGGTGCGCTCGAACTGGCAGAGCGTTCGCCAATCGTCATTGTTTACGGTGACCCTGTGTGGGCTGAAGAGACTAAACAACCGCCCAACACAACCTATCAAGACTACGAAGCCTTTCTCAGTCAGGGCGACAAATCCTTTCGCTGGTTGATGCCAGAAGATGAATGGGATGCCATATCTATCAATTACACGTCCGGCACAACGGGTAACCCGAAGGGTGTGGTGTGTCATCACCGCGGCGCTTATCTTCTGGCTCTAGGAAATGTGTTCACTGCGGATATGCCCAAGCATTCGACGTATCTCTGGACACTTCCTATGTTTCACTGCAATGGCTGGTGCTTCCCATGGACGATGTCAGCTATCTGCGGCATACACGTTTGTCTTAGACAGGTTCGCGCAGAGCCAATCTGGCATGCATTAACTGAGCACAAGGTTACTCATCTTTGTGGCGCGCCCATCGTCATGGACATTCTTTTGTCTGAACAAACCCAGCGACTCGCTCATGAAGTGGCGTTTTTCACCGCTGCCGCGCCTCCACCGGAGAGCACACTCGCGAAGATGCAACAGGCAGGTTTTGAAGTCACCCACCTTTACGGCTTGGCAGAAGTGTATGGCCCTGCTGTCGTGAATGAATGGCATGATGAGTGGGATGACCTGCCGATTCAGGAGCAAGCCAAACTTAAAGCACGGCAAGGCGTCAGATACTTGCCTCTTGAAGCCTTGGATGTAATGAACCCAGAGACCATGGAGCCCGTCCCTGCAGACGGAAAGACCATTGGTGAAGTCATGTTCCGCGGGAATGTGGTGATGAAGGGATACTTCAAAAACCTGACCGCCACTGAATCTGCATTTGCGGGGGGCTGGTTCCACTCCGGTGATTTAGCAGTGAAATACCCCGATGGATACATTCAGCTTAAAGACCGATCCAAAGACATCATTATCTCGGGCGGAGAAAACATCTCATCCATTGAGATTGAAGATGTTCTCTACAAACATCCTGCCATTGCCGTAGCTGCGGTCGTTGCCTGCCCGCATGAAAAATGGGGCGAAGTACCTTTTGCATTCGTAGAGTGCTGTGAAAGTCAAACCGTTTCCGAACGAGAGTTAAAAGCCTGGTGCAGAGACCACTTGGCTAGCTTCAAAGTCCCAAAGCATTTTGCCTTTACTACCATTCCCAGAACGCCCACGGGGAAAATCCAGAAGTACCAGTTGAGAGAGCAAGTGAAGTTAGAAAATGCTCAGACAGATTGA
- a CDS encoding NAD-dependent epimerase/dehydratase family protein encodes MTQDTRGKVLLTGISGFIGLHCAKEALEQGFEVVGSVRSEAKENEVRATLEAASVDTANLSFAHLDLTSDKGWDEAAAGCDYIMHIASPFTIANPKTEDEMIIPAVQGSLRALRAGKAAGVKRVVLTSSILSMMGTMKTGTFGPDNWTDTNSTEISTYTKSKTLAERAAWEFMDTLSDENAMELVVVNPGGVFGPPLGKNITGQTMALTDQMLRGKLPMLPNIAFPMVDVRDLAVLHVKALTETSAKGKRVIAATSDPISFIQMAQVMKDQGYKGPSTRKAPDFVLKFTALFDREAKGMLGMLNMNLSANTSATKEVFGWTPRAAVESIQDTADAVRALQH; translated from the coding sequence ATGACGCAAGATACTCGCGGAAAAGTGCTGCTAACTGGCATTTCAGGTTTTATTGGACTCCACTGTGCGAAAGAAGCACTTGAACAAGGCTTTGAAGTTGTTGGTTCTGTTCGAAGTGAAGCGAAAGAAAATGAAGTTCGCGCAACACTTGAAGCAGCGTCGGTAGATACTGCCAACCTGAGTTTTGCTCATTTGGACCTGACCTCTGACAAGGGCTGGGATGAAGCAGCAGCAGGATGTGATTACATCATGCACATCGCCTCTCCTTTCACGATTGCCAATCCTAAAACCGAAGATGAAATGATCATCCCTGCTGTTCAGGGTTCACTTCGCGCCTTGCGTGCGGGAAAAGCTGCAGGCGTTAAACGTGTTGTTTTGACAAGCTCCATCCTTTCGATGATGGGTACCATGAAGACAGGTACATTCGGCCCTGACAACTGGACGGATACTAACTCAACCGAGATCAGCACTTACACCAAAAGTAAAACGCTGGCGGAGCGTGCAGCCTGGGAATTTATGGACACTCTTTCAGATGAAAATGCCATGGAGTTGGTTGTGGTTAACCCAGGTGGCGTATTCGGTCCTCCGCTTGGTAAAAACATCACAGGACAAACCATGGCACTGACCGACCAAATGCTTCGCGGCAAGCTTCCAATGCTGCCAAACATTGCTTTTCCGATGGTAGATGTTCGTGATCTGGCGGTTTTGCACGTGAAAGCGCTGACTGAAACCAGTGCCAAAGGTAAGAGAGTCATTGCAGCTACGTCTGACCCAATCAGCTTTATCCAAATGGCTCAGGTCATGAAAGACCAAGGCTACAAAGGACCAAGCACGAGAAAAGCGCCAGATTTTGTGTTGAAGTTCACTGCCTTGTTTGACCGCGAAGCGAAAGGCATGCTTGGGATGCTTAACATGAACCTGAGCGCCAATACTTCTGCAACCAAGGAAGTGTTTGGTTGGACACCTAGAGCGGCCGTTGAGTCCATTCAAGATACAGCAGACGCTGTTCGTGCATTACAGCATTAA